The following proteins come from a genomic window of Larimichthys crocea isolate SSNF chromosome XV, L_crocea_2.0, whole genome shotgun sequence:
- the LOC104926936 gene encoding transketolase: protein MLQEELVWIAADQMEDYHKPDQQTVQALKNIATRLRINSIKATTAAGSGHPTSCCSVAEVMSVLFFHTMKYRPEDPRNPNNDRFILSKGHAAPVLYAVWAETGYLKENELLNLRKVDSILEGHPVPKQQFVDVATGSLGQGLGAACGMAYTGKYFDKASYRVFCLLGDGEMSEGSVWEAMAFASYYQLDNLVAILDINRLGQSDPAPLQHHVEKYQRRCEAFGWHAIIVDGHSVEELCKVLSQPRHQPLAIIAKTIKGKGIPAAEDKMGWHGKPLPKDMADSVIKELQSRIVSCNKRIYPAPPIEDASPVSLRNIRMPSAPSYKPGDKIATRKAYGMALAKLGRYNEHVVALDGDTKNSTFSELFKNEHPNRYVECYIAEQNMVSVAIGCAVRDRNVVFASTFAAFFTRAYDQLRMAAISESNINLCGSHCGVSIGEDGPSQMGLEDLAMFRAIPTATVFYPSDGVSTEKAVELAANTKGLCFIRTSRPENNIIYNCNEDFHVGQAKVVYKTNDDHVTLIGAGVTLHEALAAAEQLKKERINIRVIDPFTIKPLDSKTIIDNARATRGRIITVEDHYYEGGLGEAVCSAVVNETGFTVHRLAVSQVPRSGKPHELLRIFGIDRDAIAQAVRKVLSSSANAK from the exons ATGTTGCAGGAGGAGCTGGTTTGGATCGCAGCTGATCAG ATGGAGGACTACCATAAACCGGACCAGCAGACGGTGCAGGCGCTTAAGAACATCGCGACCCGGCTCCGGATCAACTCCATCAAGGCTACGACTGCAGCGGGCAGCGG TCATCCCACATCATGTTGCAGCGTGGCAGAGGTCATGtctgtgcttttctttcatACCATGAAGTACCGACCTGAAGACCCCCGTAACCCCAACAACGACCGCTTCATCCTCTCCAAG GGTCATGCAGCCCCTGTGCTGTATGCCGTGTGGGCGGAGACGGGTTACCTGAAGGAGAACGAGCTCCTCAACCTCCGCAAGGTTGACTCCATCCTGGAGGGACACCCTGTGCCG AAGCAGCAGTTTGTGGACGTGGCCACTGGATCTCTGGGTCAGGGTCTGGGAGCTGCCTGTGGAATGGCCTACACAGGAAAATACTTTGACAAGGCCAG CTATCGGGTGTTCTGCTTACTGGGAGATGGTGAGATGTCGGAGGGTTCAGTGTGGGAGGCCATGGCCTTTGCCTCATATTACCAGCTAGACAACCTGGTGGCCATCTTGGACATCAACCGCCTGGGTCAGAGCGACCCAGCTCCCCTCCAGCACCATGTGGAGAAGTACCAGCGACGCTGTGAGGCTTTCGG CTGGCACGCCATCATTGTGGATGGCCACAGTGTGGAGGAGCTGTGTAAGGTGCTGAGTCAGCCCCGCCACCAGCCTCTTGCAATCATCGCCAAGACTATCAAAGGCAAAGGCATCCCAG cgGCTGAGGATAAGATGGGCTGGCATGGTAAACCGCTGCCCAAAGACATGGCTGACAGCGTGATCAAGGAGCTGCAGAGCCGCATCGTCAGCTGTAACAAGCGCATCTATCCTGCTCCGCCCATCGAGGACGCGTCACCTGTCAGCCTCCGTAACATCCGCATGCCAAGTGCACCCAGCTACAAACCTGGAGACAAG ATTGCTACGAGGAAGGCGTACGGCATGGCTCTGGCCAAGCTGGGCCGCTACAACGAGCATGTGGTGGCTCTGGATGGAGATACCAAGAACTCCACCTTCTCCGAGCTCTTCAAGAACGAACACCCCAACCGCTATGTGGAGTGCTACATCGCAGAGCAGAACATG GTGAGTGTGGCAATAGGTTGTGCCGTGCGGGACCGCAACGTGGTGTTCGCCAGCACTTTCGCCGCATTCTTCACCCGGGCCTACGACCAGCTCCGCATGGCCGCCATCTCTGAGAGCAACATCAACCTCTGCGGCTCCCACTGTGGTGTCTCTATTG gTGAGGATGGACCTTCTCAGATGGGTCTGGAGGATCTGGCTATGTTTAGAGCCATTCCCACAGCAACTGTTTTCTATCCTAGCGATGGTGTCTCCACTGAGAAAGCTGTGGAGCTGGCTGCCAACACAAAG GGTTTGTGTTTCATCCGAACGAGCCGCCCAGAGAACAACATCATCTACAACTGCAATGAGGACTTCCATGTCGGTCAGGCGAAG GTTGTGTACAAAACCAATGACGACCATGTGACCCTGATTGGAGCAGGAGTGACCCTCCATGAGGCTCTTGCTGCAGCTGAACAGCTAAAGAAAg AAAGAATTAACATCCGTGTGATCGACCCATTCACCATCAAACCCCTGGACTCCAAGACCATCATCGATAACGCCAGGGCCACCAGAGGACGAATCATCACAGTGGAGGACCACTACTATGAAG GTGGTCTAGGTGAGGCAGTGTGCTCGGCGGTAGTGAACGAGACCGGCTTCACTGTCCACCGTCTGGCAGTCTCTCAGGTACCCCGGAGCGGCAAACCCCATGAGCTGCTCCGAATCTTTGGCATTGACCGTGACGCCATTGCTCAGGCGGTCCGTAAGGTGCTCAGCAGCTCCGCCAACGCCAAGTAA
- the nsun5 gene encoding 28S rRNA (cytosine-C(5))-methyltransferase, producing MALYMKAAEILEKAERKQGALKTLVYDSKFANIKQLFALVCETQKFSSILVEIIESTKLLKQTKLRLPLAKVLVYDLLMGQGLKCGGSWKAMMMKHRSRLQAVLARMKVKQKVSNNEDLLPASVQRPAGAQLPRYVRVNTLKTTVEDVVDYLKRDGFAYLGQASRLEDLTLKVKDFVKDMHLPELLVFSPKTDFHEHFLYKAGHIILQDKASCLPAYLLNPPPGSHVIDGCAAPGNKSSHLAAVMENKGKLFAFDLDAKRLATMSTLLLRAGVTCQQLANQDFLKVDPDSPQYKDVEYILLDPSCSGSGMVCLRDDASSADQEKIQARLASLASFQLRCLNHGLKFPRLKRLVYSTCSVHSQENEEVVAACLEQNPGFRLVPLLSQWPERGLEPLTQCLRASTAKTRTHGFFVALLEKHSENGNKKQEPEVQMSSVEVTALSPSTCEKRPAASEEESEASETEDKQTPAAAGQADGTPGKKKRKRKRKKKKKAATVE from the exons ATGGCTCTTTACATGAAAGCCGCTGAGATCCTGGAGAAAGCCGAGAGGAAGCAGGGCGCTCTGAAAACTCTGGTCTACGACAGCAAGTTTGCGAACATCAAGCAGCTGTTCGCTCTGGTTTGTGAGACCCAGAAGTTTTCCTCCATCCTGGTGGAGATCATCGAGTCCACCAAGCTGCTCAAGCAGACCAAGCTGAGGTTGCCCCTGGCCAAGGTGCTGGTCTACGACCTGCTCATGGGTCAGGGGCTCAAGTGCGGCGGATCCTGGAAGGCCATGATGATGAAGCATCGCTCCAGACTGCAGGCGGTGTTGGCCCGCATGAAGGTGAAGCAGAAAGTCAGCAACAATGAAGACCTGCTCCCAGCCAGCGTCCAGCGTCCAGCCGGGGCCCAGCTGCCCAGATATGTGCGTGTGAACACCCTGAAGACCACCGTGGAGGATGTCGTGGACTACCTGAAGAGGGATGGCTTTGCCTACCTGGGACAAGCCTCCAGGTTGGAGGATCTAACCCTGAAGGTGAAAGACTTTGTGAAGGACATGCACCTGCCAGAGCTGCTGGTCTTCTCTCCTAAAACAGACTTCCACGAGCATTTCCTGTACAAGGCGGGTCACATCATTCTGCAGGACAAAGCCAGCTGTCTCCCCGCCTACCTGCTCAACCCCCCACCTGGCAGCCATGTCATTGATGGCTGTGCTGCCCCTGGTAATAAGTCCAGCCACCTGGCAGCCGTCATGGAGAATAAGGGCAAGCTGTTTGCTTTTGATTTGGATGCCAAGCGTCTGGCCACCATGTCGACTCTCCTGCTCCGAGCTGGGGTCACCTGTCAGCAGCTGGCCAATCAGGACTTCCTGAAGGTGGACCCTGACAGCCCGCAGTATAAAGATGTAGAGTACATCCTACTGGATCCGTCCTGCAGCGGGTCAG GTATGGTGTGTCTCCGGGATGATGCCTCCTCTGCTGACCAGGAGAAGATTCAGGCTCGTCTGGCCTCCTTGGCCTCCTTCCAGCTGCGGTGCCTGAACCACGGCCTCAAGTTCCCTCGACTGAAGCGCCTGGTGTACTCCACCTGCTCCGTCCACAGCCAGGAGAACGAAGAAGTCGTGGCAGCCTGTCTGGAGCAGAACCCCGGCTTCAG GTTGGTTCCTTTGCTTTCTCAGTGGCCTGAACGAGGCCTGGAGCCGCTCACTCAGTGTCTGCGTGCCAGCACCGCCAAGACCCGCACACACGGCTTCTTCGTGGCCCTGCTGGAGAAACACAGTGAGAATGGGAATAAGAAGCAGGAGCCAGAGGTTCAGATGAG TAGCGTGGAGGTGACAGCTCTCAGCCCATCCACCTGTGAGAAGAGACCTGCAGCCTCAGAAGAAGAGTCTGAAGCTTCAGAGACGGAGGACAAACAGAcgcctgcagcagcaggacaggcTGACGGCACGCCTggcaagaagaagaggaagagaaagaggaagaagaagaagaaggcagcaACAGTGGAGTGA